A single region of the Acuticoccus sediminis genome encodes:
- a CDS encoding GumC family protein, whose product MNSHQKIGSPSLRLEAAFAPEVPDDVVDVFAILRLVRRRIGLIVVIAGLLTVAAVPAILAIKTEYHARARVLLQTPLRDIDPDKPDGIDIGTEVERLWSRPVARRVIDELKLADVPEFNPALRGPSTIDALRQFIASAFASSHGDGGEVAEVDPSERIMQAYYAHLDIRRADTSEVVEIGFGSTDPALAAMAPNALIDAYRDDARERRLERVAAGETVLAGRMDEQKQRIEAARASVRAFETTNAADLRQATDAEQTVASLSAERGALLREKAEVQSRLQAAELGAKGGGLDDGGIDDPNLFALQRELDAKRFQYAEFSAKYGAAHKSTIEAETAMRETEVAIEAELQRQIGVLRSRLTAIADADEALSRALGTARVALVDVRRREAEHLELKQGVEREIETLTSLEASRRTLQSRIDVPTVELEVLSPATIPLDPQGYGRATYAVAWSLVAAAIAFTVALAIEVADRSVRSTRQLSGAARRAAAVLVPGIRRRDAERLMSGRERRTDPALSEAMRMIMLRLEHSAPELQSVVVTSTRTGVGASFIATALAQEYARNGQAVLLAQIGWRSHRDRGTPGWFGFVKVAERPVSVGHVICESAGEGIAVLKWGERMTSLLKDRDAIDWILRQAAAEDRLVIFDCPPVLEAVDALVVAGRADRALLVVKWGATARSDAEAAYERLSEVCLNRILMSVNMVERGRHALYGFPDAGLMARA is encoded by the coding sequence ATGAACAGCCATCAGAAGATCGGCAGCCCGAGCCTCAGGCTCGAGGCCGCGTTCGCGCCGGAAGTTCCCGACGATGTGGTCGATGTCTTCGCCATCCTGCGGCTCGTGCGGCGGCGCATCGGTCTGATCGTCGTGATCGCCGGTCTGCTCACAGTGGCCGCCGTGCCGGCAATCCTCGCGATCAAGACCGAGTACCACGCCCGGGCGCGGGTCCTGCTGCAGACCCCCCTTCGGGATATCGACCCCGACAAGCCGGATGGAATCGACATCGGGACGGAGGTCGAGCGGCTCTGGTCACGGCCCGTCGCGCGCCGGGTGATCGACGAGCTGAAACTGGCCGATGTCCCCGAGTTCAACCCGGCGCTGCGCGGGCCCTCGACCATCGACGCCCTCCGCCAGTTCATCGCGTCCGCCTTTGCGAGCAGCCACGGGGACGGGGGTGAGGTCGCCGAGGTCGATCCGTCCGAGCGCATCATGCAGGCGTACTACGCGCACCTCGACATCCGCAGGGCGGACACGTCCGAGGTCGTCGAGATCGGCTTTGGATCGACCGATCCCGCGCTCGCGGCGATGGCCCCCAACGCGCTCATCGATGCCTATCGTGACGATGCCCGCGAGCGCCGGCTTGAGCGGGTGGCGGCGGGAGAAACCGTCCTGGCCGGGCGGATGGACGAGCAAAAGCAGCGGATCGAGGCGGCGCGCGCCTCCGTTCGGGCGTTCGAGACCACCAACGCAGCCGACCTGAGACAGGCGACGGATGCGGAGCAGACCGTCGCCAGCCTCTCGGCGGAGCGCGGCGCGCTGCTGCGCGAAAAGGCGGAGGTCCAGTCACGGTTGCAGGCTGCCGAGCTGGGCGCAAAGGGCGGGGGCCTCGACGACGGCGGCATAGACGACCCGAACCTCTTCGCCCTCCAGCGCGAGCTGGACGCCAAACGCTTTCAGTACGCGGAATTCAGCGCCAAGTACGGCGCCGCCCACAAGTCGACGATCGAGGCGGAGACCGCCATGCGGGAGACCGAGGTGGCGATCGAGGCGGAGCTGCAGCGCCAGATCGGCGTGCTGCGGAGCCGGCTGACGGCCATCGCCGACGCCGACGAGGCGCTGTCGCGCGCGCTCGGGACGGCGCGGGTCGCACTCGTGGACGTTCGCCGCAGGGAGGCCGAGCATCTCGAGCTCAAGCAGGGCGTCGAGCGAGAGATCGAGACGCTGACGTCGCTCGAGGCCAGCCGCCGCACGCTCCAGTCACGGATCGACGTGCCGACCGTGGAACTCGAGGTCCTCTCGCCGGCAACGATACCGCTCGATCCGCAGGGGTACGGCCGGGCGACCTACGCGGTCGCATGGTCGCTCGTCGCCGCGGCGATCGCCTTTACGGTGGCTCTGGCGATCGAGGTCGCCGACCGCTCGGTGCGCAGCACCCGTCAGCTTTCCGGAGCCGCCAGGCGCGCAGCGGCGGTCCTTGTCCCCGGCATCCGCCGCCGCGACGCGGAGCGCTTGATGTCCGGCCGGGAGCGGCGGACCGATCCCGCCCTGTCCGAGGCGATGCGGATGATCATGCTGCGCCTCGAGCACTCGGCGCCGGAACTGCAGAGCGTCGTCGTCACGTCGACCAGGACGGGCGTCGGGGCGTCGTTCATCGCGACGGCTCTGGCGCAGGAGTATGCCCGCAACGGACAGGCCGTGCTCCTCGCCCAGATCGGCTGGCGGTCGCATCGAGACAGGGGTACTCCGGGATGGTTCGGCTTCGTCAAGGTCGCCGAACGACCGGTGTCCGTGGGCCATGTCATCTGCGAAAGCGCCGGCGAGGGCATCGCCGTGCTGAAGTGGGGGGAGCGGATGACCTCGCTCCTGAAGGACCGCGACGCCATCGACTGGATCCTGCGTCAGGCGGCTGCGGAAGATCGCCTCGTGATCTTCGACTGCCCTCCGGTGCTCGAGGCCGTGGACGCTCTCGTCGTCGCCGGTCGGGCCGATCGCGCGCTGCTCGTCGTCAAATGGGGAGCCACGGCAAGGAGCGATGCGGAGGCCGCGTACGAGCGCCTGTCGGAGGTCTGCCTGAACCGGATCCTCATGTCGGTCAACATGGTCGAGAGGGGACGGCATGCGCTCTACGGCTTCCCCGACGCCGGGCTGATGGCCCGCGCCTGA
- a CDS encoding O-antigen ligase family protein produces MLRNSAVGLGVEWRALEFAGCAVALFLYSGALFPLLLASPDGSVDSVRSVLRALQVPAYAITLALMAPHLDAVLKVLRRNLVLSALLLMPLVSSVWSVSGSVTLRRAVGLLMSVLLAYLLAARFTPRLLLLLLVSVLGFCMVGSLAMLVLSPRLALMPDVPELRGIFTHKNVLGWYAAAATIMNVALLADRSLGRRRLGLALLVASLACLLMSQSGTSLFILLMAGPACAAFLAFAQVAGLKRLLLVVAVAELFAIFLVFAVPASVFVLESVGKDATLTGRIPLWEEVDAMIAQRPVLGWGYEAFWSEANPAAWSIWASVGWNAPHAHNGFRDTLLGLGLVGFVLLVCVILRGLRHGTALLSRPGGSDWLWANVFVSTFVLLNLTESTFLSSNDFFFVVYTTCLLMFSTHAAALRRA; encoded by the coding sequence GTGCTCCGTAACAGCGCGGTCGGGCTAGGCGTCGAATGGCGGGCGCTGGAGTTCGCCGGCTGTGCCGTCGCGCTGTTCCTCTACTCCGGCGCGCTCTTCCCCCTGCTCCTCGCGTCCCCGGACGGCAGCGTCGACTCGGTCCGTTCGGTCTTGCGGGCGCTTCAGGTCCCCGCCTATGCGATCACCCTGGCTCTCATGGCGCCGCATCTCGACGCGGTTCTCAAGGTCTTGCGGCGGAACCTCGTTCTCTCGGCCCTCCTGCTGATGCCGCTCGTCTCGTCCGTCTGGTCGGTGAGCGGATCGGTGACGCTTCGGCGGGCGGTCGGACTTCTGATGTCGGTGCTGCTGGCCTACCTTCTCGCGGCGCGCTTCACCCCACGCCTGCTCCTGCTCCTGCTCGTCAGCGTCCTCGGGTTCTGTATGGTCGGGAGTCTGGCGATGCTGGTTCTGTCGCCCCGCCTCGCGCTGATGCCGGACGTGCCCGAGCTTCGCGGGATCTTCACGCACAAGAACGTCCTCGGGTGGTACGCCGCCGCGGCCACCATCATGAACGTCGCGTTGCTGGCCGACCGGAGCCTGGGGCGCAGGAGGCTTGGCCTCGCCCTCCTCGTGGCCAGCCTCGCCTGCCTGCTCATGTCGCAGTCCGGGACGTCCCTGTTCATCCTGCTCATGGCCGGTCCCGCCTGCGCCGCCTTTCTGGCGTTCGCGCAGGTCGCCGGCCTGAAGCGCCTGCTGTTGGTGGTCGCGGTCGCCGAACTCTTCGCGATCTTCCTGGTGTTCGCGGTCCCGGCGTCGGTGTTCGTGCTGGAATCGGTGGGGAAGGACGCCACCCTGACCGGCCGTATCCCGCTCTGGGAAGAGGTCGACGCCATGATCGCCCAGCGGCCCGTGCTCGGCTGGGGCTACGAGGCCTTCTGGTCCGAGGCCAACCCGGCCGCCTGGTCGATCTGGGCCAGCGTCGGCTGGAATGCCCCGCACGCGCACAACGGATTTCGCGACACCCTCCTCGGCCTCGGGCTGGTGGGGTTCGTGCTCCTCGTGTGCGTGATCCTGCGTGGCCTGCGCCACGGGACGGCGCTCCTGTCCCGTCCGGGCGGATCGGACTGGCTCTGGGCCAACGTCTTCGTCTCCACCTTCGTCCTGCTGAACCTGACGGAGAGTACGTTTCTGTCCTCGAACGACTTCTTCTTCGTCGTCTACACCACCTGTCTCCTGATGTTTTCGACGCACGCGGCGGCACTTCGGCGGGCGTGA
- a CDS encoding DUF4082 domain-containing protein, with product MRYALGLLVALSFAFVVQLSTIVSIPVPDNSNFHPGQDATPPQWPPRHAAALQWGRPVKSANQSRGIILMATYYVATTGNDAGNGSADSPWRTISHAMSTELQPGDEVVVRPGTYNEQVDINRGGSASGDVTLRSEVPGEALIRPPSSGWTAINVNDDYVTIDGFDIAGANGSGIGSADVHHITVSNNIIHDNGESGVQLNYGEFFIVEGNEIYGNAASGWYSGISIYQARNITGDTETEGPRIIIRDNVAYDNVTEVAPHTDGNGIILDDFQNNQNGSTWGTYQYESLVENNLLYENGGKGIAIHWSDNVTISNNTAYHNNHSPYLDGTWQGELSNQDANNNVWVNNIAIADPEFNNQNNTAIGFYGNNSNVEWANNITYNGRDGDGSMRLDGGNPALSAADGNLLGVDPQLVDPANGDFRLSADSPAIDAGSQDYGVASDDLAGNDRTVGEVDMGAYEYGSTSTGGSTGGSTGGSTGGSTGGSTDGSTDGSTDGSTGGSDGGEAPTPVAANDDSGFVVTAGEATTIDSSALLANDVGSGTLDVTDVMNAVGGSVRLNASGDVVFTAAADAATAGFDYEVTDANGTVDTATASISVQPATDLPGGEQVSFWGDAMPDVQSASDTASVELGLRFSVDEAGTIDALRFFDGDGSDGVQTGRLWSSSGQEIASVEFEASGTGWKTAALDQPITVRAGERYVVSYHVDDGGYAVSQNALTGSADAGPISHSSNAGVFAYGDGATFPNGTYQSSNYFADVVFSSAGSTAVPEASGSTTIWSDGARPDIASDPDTDGVELGLKFQVNEDGEIDALRVYDGADGGPNYTGRLWTASGQELASVTFEDTDQGWHTALLETPIEVTAGESYVVSYHAPEGGYAVSQDYFTTELEAGPISLAPDAGVYTYGDEGAFPSSTYGASNYFVDVVFDETRDGTSAVTETTGFLF from the coding sequence ATGCGCTATGCGCTCGGATTATTGGTTGCGCTGTCCTTCGCATTTGTTGTTCAGCTTTCGACAATCGTGTCGATACCGGTGCCAGACAATTCGAATTTTCACCCCGGTCAGGACGCAACCCCGCCTCAGTGGCCCCCTAGGCACGCCGCCGCCCTGCAATGGGGCCGGCCCGTCAAGTCCGCCAATCAGTCTAGAGGCATCATCCTTATGGCCACCTATTACGTCGCAACGACTGGCAACGATGCGGGGAACGGCAGCGCCGACTCCCCGTGGCGTACGATCTCTCATGCGATGTCCACCGAGCTTCAGCCCGGCGACGAAGTCGTCGTCCGGCCGGGGACGTACAATGAGCAGGTCGATATCAACCGTGGCGGCTCGGCAAGCGGCGATGTCACCCTGCGATCAGAAGTCCCGGGCGAGGCGCTGATCCGGCCGCCGTCCAGTGGCTGGACCGCGATCAACGTCAACGACGACTACGTGACCATCGACGGCTTCGACATCGCCGGTGCCAACGGCTCCGGGATAGGCTCGGCCGATGTGCACCACATCACCGTCAGCAACAACATCATCCACGACAACGGCGAGTCGGGCGTTCAGCTCAACTACGGCGAGTTCTTCATTGTCGAGGGTAACGAGATCTACGGCAATGCCGCGAGCGGCTGGTATTCGGGTATCTCGATCTACCAGGCCCGGAACATTACCGGCGATACCGAGACCGAAGGCCCCCGAATCATCATCCGGGACAACGTCGCCTACGACAACGTAACCGAGGTTGCCCCGCACACGGACGGTAACGGAATCATCCTCGACGACTTCCAGAATAACCAGAACGGCAGCACCTGGGGGACGTACCAGTACGAGAGCCTGGTCGAGAACAACCTGCTCTACGAGAACGGCGGCAAGGGGATCGCGATCCACTGGAGTGACAACGTCACCATCAGCAACAACACCGCCTACCATAACAACCACAGTCCGTATCTGGACGGGACCTGGCAAGGCGAGCTCAGCAACCAGGACGCGAATAACAACGTCTGGGTCAACAACATCGCGATCGCGGATCCCGAGTTCAACAACCAGAACAACACGGCGATCGGGTTCTACGGAAACAACAGCAACGTCGAGTGGGCGAACAACATCACCTACAACGGCCGCGATGGCGATGGGTCGATGCGGCTCGATGGTGGCAACCCCGCCCTGTCGGCGGCGGACGGCAACCTCCTCGGCGTCGATCCGCAGCTCGTCGATCCCGCGAACGGTGACTTCAGGCTGAGCGCCGACTCGCCCGCGATCGACGCGGGCAGCCAGGACTACGGCGTGGCCAGCGACGACCTTGCGGGCAATGACCGCACCGTCGGAGAGGTCGACATGGGCGCCTACGAGTATGGGAGCACGTCGACAGGCGGTTCCACCGGCGGCTCGACCGGCGGTTCGACGGGCGGTTCCACTGGCGGTTCGACCGACGGCTCCACGGACGGCTCGACCGACGGTTCCACCGGCGGCTCCGATGGCGGCGAAGCTCCGACGCCGGTCGCGGCCAACGACGATTCCGGGTTCGTCGTGACCGCGGGAGAAGCGACGACGATCGATTCGAGCGCGCTCCTGGCGAACGACGTGGGCAGCGGCACGCTCGACGTCACCGACGTCATGAACGCCGTCGGCGGCTCGGTCAGGCTGAACGCTTCGGGCGACGTCGTCTTCACAGCCGCCGCGGACGCGGCAACGGCCGGCTTCGACTACGAGGTGACCGACGCGAATGGCACCGTCGACACGGCGACCGCGTCGATCTCCGTCCAGCCCGCGACCGACCTTCCCGGCGGCGAGCAGGTGAGCTTCTGGGGCGACGCCATGCCCGACGTTCAGTCGGCCAGCGACACCGCCAGCGTCGAGCTCGGTCTGCGCTTCTCCGTCGACGAGGCCGGGACCATCGACGCGCTGCGCTTCTTCGACGGCGACGGGAGCGACGGCGTGCAGACCGGCCGGCTCTGGTCCTCCAGCGGTCAGGAAATCGCCTCGGTCGAGTTTGAAGCGAGCGGCACCGGCTGGAAGACGGCCGCGCTCGACCAGCCGATCACGGTGAGGGCGGGCGAGAGGTACGTCGTGTCCTACCATGTGGACGACGGCGGCTACGCGGTGTCCCAGAACGCGCTCACCGGATCCGCCGACGCCGGGCCGATCAGCCATTCGTCGAATGCCGGTGTCTTCGCCTACGGCGACGGCGCCACGTTCCCGAACGGGACGTACCAGTCCAGCAACTACTTCGCCGACGTCGTGTTCAGCTCCGCCGGGTCGACTGCGGTGCCCGAGGCATCCGGATCGACGACGATCTGGAGCGACGGGGCAAGGCCCGACATCGCGTCCGACCCGGACACGGATGGCGTCGAGCTCGGCCTGAAGTTCCAGGTCAACGAGGACGGCGAGATCGATGCGCTGCGCGTCTACGACGGAGCGGACGGCGGCCCGAACTACACCGGGCGTCTGTGGACTGCGTCCGGCCAGGAGCTCGCCTCCGTCACGTTCGAGGACACCGATCAAGGCTGGCATACGGCGCTGCTCGAGACCCCCATCGAGGTCACGGCCGGCGAGAGCTATGTCGTGTCCTACCATGCTCCCGAAGGGGGCTACGCGGTGAGCCAGGACTACTTCACGACCGAGCTGGAGGCCGGCCCCATCTCGCTGGCGCCGGACGCCGGTGTGTACACCTACGGTGACGAGGGGGCGTTCCCGAGCTCGACCTACGGCGCAAGCAACTACTTCGTCGACGTCGTCTTCGACGAGACACGTGACGGCACCTCCGCCGTGACGGAAACCACCGGGTTCCTCTTCTGA
- a CDS encoding GtrA family protein has product MVLRFLKFAVVGGAAFVVDAALFAGGVEIAGLAPVPARLLAFSVALSFSFALNRAVTFADRPRRGARQFALYAAASVLAGAANLSTFAAVLWVLPPAALAPYIAMPIGVAVGLAINFALYNLAVFAPAQRTGEA; this is encoded by the coding sequence ATGGTGCTCCGCTTCCTGAAGTTCGCCGTCGTGGGCGGTGCGGCCTTCGTCGTCGATGCGGCGCTGTTCGCGGGCGGGGTCGAAATCGCCGGGCTCGCGCCGGTGCCGGCGCGGCTTCTCGCGTTCTCGGTCGCGCTCTCCTTCAGCTTCGCTCTCAACCGCGCGGTGACGTTTGCCGACCGGCCGCGGCGCGGGGCGCGGCAGTTCGCGCTCTACGCGGCAGCCAGCGTTCTGGCCGGGGCGGCGAACCTGTCGACCTTCGCCGCTGTCCTCTGGGTCCTCCCGCCGGCCGCCCTTGCGCCCTACATCGCCATGCCGATCGGTGTCGCCGTTGGCCTCGCGATCAATTTCGCGCTCTACAATCTCGCGGTCTTCGCGCCGGCCCAGCGGACGGGGGAGGCCTGA
- a CDS encoding glycosyltransferase family 2 protein: MMQAMPVRVVEAFQPEKVPSVAVLLPCYNEAGAVGAVIDAFRRALPDATIFVYDNNSTDGTAEIAAAHGAVLRREPRQGKGYVVRRMFADIDADIYVLADGDDTYDAESAPRLITMLLAGPNDVVNGGRVALSNGAYRPGHRLGNKLLSGMVRLAFGANWTDMLSGYKVMSRRFVKSFPITSRGFEIETELLIHTMESRAPSAEVMTPYRERNAETVSKLRTFRDGFRILRLILLLIKDERPLLFFSAVAALLSLIALILATPILIEYAETGLVPRLPTAVLATGLVLMSALSLVTGFVLDGIATARREFKQLFYLSGLPAKD; the protein is encoded by the coding sequence ATGATGCAGGCTATGCCCGTCAGGGTCGTCGAGGCGTTCCAGCCGGAGAAGGTGCCGTCGGTCGCCGTGCTGCTGCCCTGCTACAACGAGGCCGGGGCGGTCGGCGCCGTGATCGACGCGTTCCGCAGGGCCCTGCCCGATGCGACCATCTTCGTGTACGACAACAACTCGACCGACGGGACAGCCGAGATCGCAGCCGCCCACGGCGCGGTGCTGAGGCGCGAGCCGCGGCAGGGCAAGGGGTACGTGGTAAGGCGCATGTTCGCCGACATCGACGCCGACATCTACGTCCTCGCCGATGGTGACGACACCTACGACGCCGAGAGCGCGCCGCGCCTCATCACGATGCTCCTCGCCGGACCGAACGATGTCGTGAACGGCGGGCGGGTGGCGCTCTCCAACGGCGCGTACCGACCGGGCCACCGGCTCGGCAACAAACTCCTCAGCGGGATGGTTCGCCTCGCCTTCGGCGCCAACTGGACCGACATGCTGTCGGGCTACAAGGTCATGTCGCGCCGCTTCGTGAAGAGTTTCCCGATCACCTCGCGCGGTTTCGAGATCGAGACCGAGCTTCTCATCCACACCATGGAGTCGCGCGCGCCCTCGGCTGAAGTGATGACCCCGTACCGCGAACGGAACGCCGAGACGGTCAGCAAGCTGAGAACCTTCCGTGACGGCTTCCGGATCCTGCGGCTCATCCTGCTGCTGATCAAGGACGAGCGGCCGCTCCTGTTCTTTTCGGCGGTCGCCGCTCTCCTCAGCCTGATCGCGCTGATTCTCGCGACGCCGATCCTGATCGAATACGCCGAGACCGGCCTCGTCCCGCGCCTGCCGACCGCCGTCCTTGCCACCGGCCTGGTGCTGATGAGCGCGCTGTCGCTCGTCACGGGATTCGTGCTCGACGGCATCGCGACCGCCCGCCGGGAGTTCAAGCAGCTCTTCTACCTCTCGGGCCTGCCGGCGAAGGACTGA
- a CDS encoding sulfotransferase family protein yields MADSNANLRRIFIGGVPRSGTTLIQSMLAAHPDVTTFPESHFFSTIVDDLDWKKFGLANGGRTRGGAAMARAGVARARRTMDIPSRRAEANIEKFLGRAGLEHHRHRFAENAGSIRGMTRAFVSTLDEAARGGAWVEKTPNHIFRTDLISALVDDAIFIHIVRNAEDTIASIKHAADRHEGWSHRYLRGADTVPRMVALWRRGVQCSLGKVGRPGHLVLYYDDVVREPHAAARAIAAHVGLDFTDAMLTPDTTSAVLSYETWKSNVSGPIQMAGSRFATVFTPQQQAEIRRRLATAPAPGDLARAIHTARPARSALAAQNLI; encoded by the coding sequence TTGGCTGATAGCAACGCGAACTTGCGGCGCATTTTCATCGGCGGCGTCCCCCGTTCCGGGACGACCCTCATCCAGAGCATGCTGGCGGCGCATCCCGACGTGACGACCTTTCCGGAGAGCCATTTCTTCAGCACGATCGTCGACGACCTCGACTGGAAGAAGTTCGGCCTCGCCAATGGCGGCCGGACCCGAGGCGGCGCGGCGATGGCGCGGGCGGGCGTCGCCCGGGCACGCCGGACCATGGACATCCCGTCGCGGCGCGCGGAGGCGAATATCGAGAAATTCCTCGGTCGCGCGGGGCTGGAGCACCACCGTCACCGCTTCGCCGAGAATGCCGGCAGCATCAGGGGGATGACCCGGGCCTTCGTTTCGACGCTCGACGAGGCGGCACGAGGCGGCGCCTGGGTGGAGAAGACGCCCAACCACATCTTCCGCACCGACCTCATCAGCGCCTTGGTCGACGACGCGATCTTCATCCATATCGTCCGCAACGCCGAGGACACCATCGCGTCGATCAAGCACGCGGCGGACCGGCATGAGGGCTGGAGCCATCGGTATCTGCGGGGCGCCGATACGGTTCCGCGCATGGTGGCGCTGTGGCGAAGGGGCGTGCAGTGCAGCCTCGGCAAGGTCGGCAGGCCGGGCCACCTCGTCCTCTACTACGACGATGTGGTGCGCGAGCCGCACGCGGCCGCGCGGGCGATCGCCGCGCACGTCGGGCTCGACTTCACGGACGCCATGCTGACCCCCGACACCACGTCCGCGGTCCTCTCCTACGAGACGTGGAAATCGAACGTGTCCGGGCCGATCCAGATGGCGGGCTCCCGCTTCGCCACCGTGTTCACCCCGCAGCAGCAGGCCGAGATTCGCCGGCGGCTCGCGACGGCCCCGGCCCCCGGCGATCTGGCGCGTGCCATCCACACGGCCCGGCCGGCACGGTCGGCCCTTGCCGCTCAGAACCTGATTTGA
- a CDS encoding GntR family transcriptional regulator, whose protein sequence is MPALNEIVTPLRKETLQDGVHRKLCELILHGGLAPGQSITVASLASAFGVSPMPVREALTRLTAAGALTVVSGRTIGIPRLTRERLDDLTRVRLEVEQAAARWAAERSDAAMIETLRAALGRLQDAEQGGEVALYLRANYDFHFTVYRHAGSELMLGIIENLWLQISPYFHMLQSSGNYRISNHQHEAMLDALEAHDPVGAAGALAADIHAAYGTLVETLGLLD, encoded by the coding sequence ATGCCCGCGCTGAACGAGATCGTGACTCCGCTCCGCAAGGAGACGTTGCAGGACGGGGTGCACCGGAAGCTCTGCGAACTGATCCTTCACGGCGGGCTTGCGCCGGGTCAGTCGATCACGGTGGCGAGCCTGGCGTCCGCCTTCGGCGTCAGTCCGATGCCGGTGCGCGAGGCGCTCACGCGGTTGACGGCGGCGGGTGCGCTGACGGTGGTGTCCGGCCGGACCATCGGCATCCCGAGGCTGACGCGCGAACGGCTGGACGATCTGACCCGGGTACGTCTGGAGGTGGAGCAGGCCGCCGCGCGGTGGGCGGCGGAGCGTTCGGACGCGGCGATGATCGAGACGCTCCGGGCCGCACTCGGTCGGTTGCAGGATGCGGAGCAGGGTGGCGAGGTCGCGCTCTATCTACGCGCGAACTACGACTTCCACTTCACGGTCTATCGCCACGCCGGATCCGAGCTGATGCTCGGGATCATCGAGAACCTGTGGCTGCAGATCAGCCCGTACTTTCACATGCTGCAGTCGTCGGGGAACTATCGGATCTCGAACCACCAGCACGAGGCGATGCTCGACGCGCTCGAGGCGCACGATCCGGTGGGCGCGGCAGGCGCACTCGCGGCGGACATCCATGCCGCCTACGGAACGCTCGTCGAGACGCTCGGCCTTCTCGACTGA
- a CDS encoding sugar ABC transporter substrate-binding protein produces the protein MKRVHALALAAALSAASALGGPAAQAQDKHNVFLSMSYIGNDWQAEAANMIKAMAGSQTLRDKVDLKVQVAGPSAQRQIQQINAMVQAGADAIVVYPISPTALNQVVKNACAKGVTVIAYDAEITEPCAYNVTIDQSEAGRVTAEWLVEELGGKGDIVMVTGVPGTSVDTARTNAARKVFDEAGINVVGTAVGMWSQAVARNELSKLLATRNWDEIDGLWMQVGCYTANAMQLEAGRTAEYLLPCAGEGSNGGRIQMLPTGTEAEGSSGAYAPQGARRISYASPPYSGAYALKLAVDILEGAEVEKHTTLPLPIVTNETVKLCEEGTWEEMKAGCNAFKPSLVQNPGWFASIFSEETPEVGLQAALVGEPEN, from the coding sequence ATGAAACGTGTTCACGCCCTAGCTCTGGCCGCCGCCCTGTCGGCGGCGTCGGCCCTCGGAGGCCCGGCCGCGCAGGCGCAGGACAAGCACAACGTCTTCCTGTCGATGAGCTACATCGGCAACGACTGGCAGGCCGAAGCGGCCAACATGATCAAGGCCATGGCCGGCTCGCAGACGCTGCGGGACAAGGTGGACCTCAAGGTCCAGGTCGCGGGCCCCTCGGCCCAGCGCCAGATCCAGCAGATCAATGCCATGGTGCAGGCCGGCGCGGACGCCATCGTCGTCTATCCGATCTCGCCGACCGCACTGAACCAGGTCGTCAAGAACGCCTGCGCTAAGGGCGTCACCGTCATCGCCTACGACGCCGAGATCACCGAACCCTGCGCCTACAACGTGACGATCGACCAGAGCGAAGCAGGGCGCGTCACCGCCGAATGGCTGGTCGAGGAGCTCGGCGGCAAGGGTGACATCGTGATGGTCACCGGCGTCCCCGGCACCTCGGTCGACACCGCGCGCACCAATGCAGCCAGGAAGGTGTTCGACGAGGCCGGCATCAACGTCGTCGGCACCGCTGTCGGGATGTGGAGCCAGGCCGTCGCCCGGAACGAGCTGTCGAAGCTTCTCGCGACGCGCAACTGGGACGAGATCGACGGGCTGTGGATGCAGGTCGGCTGCTATACCGCCAACGCGATGCAGCTCGAAGCGGGCCGGACGGCCGAGTACCTCCTGCCGTGCGCCGGCGAAGGCTCGAACGGCGGCCGGATCCAGATGCTGCCGACCGGCACCGAGGCCGAGGGGTCGTCCGGTGCCTATGCGCCGCAGGGCGCACGGCGCATCTCCTATGCCTCCCCGCCCTATTCCGGCGCCTACGCCCTGAAGCTCGCCGTCGACATCCTGGAAGGTGCCGAGGTCGAGAAACACACCACGCTGCCGCTGCCGATCGTCACCAACGAGACGGTGAAGCTCTGCGAGGAAGGCACGTGGGAGGAGATGAAGGCCGGCTGCAACGCCTTCAAACCCTCGCTGGTGCAGAACCCGGGCTGGTTCGCCTCGATCTTCTCGGAGGAGACCCCCGAGGTCGGTCTGCAGGCCGCGCTCGTCGGCGAGCCTGAAAACTAG